One Ahaetulla prasina isolate Xishuangbanna chromosome 1, ASM2864084v1, whole genome shotgun sequence DNA window includes the following coding sequences:
- the HNRNPU gene encoding heterogeneous nuclear ribonucleoprotein U codes for MSCSPVNVKKLKVSELKEELKKRRLSDKGLKAELMERLQAALDQEEAGGGGLASTEPGNGNIEELGEAAPGGGGAQEQLLMASGGGGPDQAAACDDDEEAEFGGQGEEEEEEGMELGEENGEGVAAGEEEAADDLEDDENGDDQGFQEGEDEEEDAAAAASTTSSSGNANGHGAVGKESSGKGAAAPEASASTPASSGQPGAKQASPTQQPQQQKPGGPARPAGETKSEQKPGEKKRGVKRPREDHGRGYFEYIEENKYSRAKSPQPPVEEEDEHFDDTVVCLDTYNCDLHFKISRDRFSASSLTMESFAFLWAGGRASYGVSKGKVCFEMKVTEKIPVKHLYTKDIDIHEVRVGWSLNTSGMLLGEEEFSYGYSLKGIKTCNCEIEDFGEKFDENDVIGCFANFDGDEVELSYSKNGQDLGIAFKIPKEVLSERPIFPHVLCHNCAVEFNFGQKDEPYFPIPEGYTFIQNVNLEDRVRGPKGPEHKKDCEVVMMIGLPGAGKTTWVTKHSTDNPGKYNILGTNTIMDKMMVAGFKRQMADTGKLNTLLQRAPQCLGKFIEIAARKKRNFILDQTNVSAAAQRRKMCLFAGFQRKAVVVCPKDEDYKQRTQKKAEVEGKDLPEHAVLKMKGNFTLPEVSECFDEIIYVELQKDEAQKLLEQYKEESKKALPPEKKQNTGSKKSNKKSGKNQFNRGGQRGRGGFNMRGNFRGGVPGNRGGYNRRGGNMPQRGGGGGSGGAIGYPYPRGPVFPVRGGGGGGGGYSNRGNYNRGGMPNRGNYNQNFRGRGNNRGYKNQSQGYNQWQQGQFWGQKPWSQHYHQGYY; via the exons ATGAGCTGCTCGCCGGTGAACGTGAAAAAGTTGAAGGTGTCCGAGCTCAAGGAGGAGCTGAAGAAGCGGCGCCTCTCCGATAAGGGCCTCAAGGCCGAGCTCATGGAACGGCTCCAAGCCGCGCTCGACCAAGAGGAGGCCGGTGGAGGGGGCTTAGCCAGCACCGAGCCCGGCAATGGCAACATCGAGGAGTTGGGAGAAGCCGCTCCGGGCGGCGGAGGTGCCCAGGAGCAGTTGCTGATGGCTTCGGGAGGCGGAGGCCCCGACCAGGCCGCGGCCTGCGACGACGATGAGGAGGCGGAGTTCGGCGgccagggagaggaggaggaggaagaaggcatGGAGTTGGGCGAAGAAAATGGTGAAGGGGTGGCCGCTGGTGAAGAAGAGGCGGCCGACGATCTAGAAGACGACGAGAACGGCGACGACCAAGGCTTTCAGGAGGGGGAAGATGAGGAGGaagacgccgccgccgccgcgtccACCACTAGCAGCAGCGGGAACGCCAACGGCCATGGCGCCGTGGGGAAAGAATCGTCTGGCAAGGGCGCTGCCGCTCCGGAGGCCTCGGCTTCTACTCCTGCATCCTCGGGCCAGCCCGGCGCCAAGCAGGCTTCGCCCACCCAGCAGCCGCAGCAGCAAAAGCCCGGAGGGCCCGCTCGCCCTGCGG ggGAAACTAAGTCTGAACAAAAACCTGGGGAGAAAAAAAGGGGAGTGAAAAGACCACGGGAAGACCACGGACGAGGctattttgaatatattgaagAAAACAAATACAGCAG ggCCAAATCACCACAGCCACCTGTTGAAGAAGAGGATGAACACTTTGATGACACAGTGGTTTGTCTTGATACtt ATAACTGTGACCTACACTTTAAAATCTCAAGAGATCGTTTTAGTGCTTCTTCATTAACTATGGAAAGTTTTGCCTTTCTCTGGGCTGGAGGACGAGCGTCCTATGGAGTTTCGAAAGGAAAAGTCTGTTTTGAGATGAAA GTAACTGAAAAAATTCCTGTTAAGCATCTGTATACAAAAGACATTGACATACATGAAGTGAGAGTTGGCTGGTCACTAAACACAAGTGGGATGCTGCTTG GTGAGGAGGAATTCTCTTATGGATACTCATTAAAAGGGATAAAGACATGCAATTGTGAGATTGAAGATTTTGGTGAGAAATTTGATGAAAATGATGTGATCGGATGTTTTGCT aattttgatggtgaTGAGGTGGAACTCTCTTATTCAAAGAATGGGCAGGACCTTGGAATTGCTTTCAAAATTCCTAAAGAAGTTCTTTCTGAACGGCCCATTTTCCCACATGTCCTCTGCCATAATTGTGCAGTGGAATTCAACTTTGGCCAGAAGGATGAGCCTTATTTTCCCATACCAGAGGGGTATACATTCATCCAAAATGTTAATCTGGAAGATAGAGTTAGAGGACCCAAAGGACCAGAACATAAGAAAGATTGTGAA GTGGTCATGATGATTGGTTTGCCTGGGGCTGGGAAGACTACATGGGTCACCAAACATTCAACAGATAATCCTGGAAAATACAACATCCTTGGAACAAATACTATTATGGACAAAATGATG GTTGCGGGTTTTAAGCGGCAAATGGCTGACACTGGAAAACTTAACACACTGCTTCAAAGAGCGCCTCAGTGTCTTGGCAAATTTATTGAGATTGCTGCTCGTAAGAAACGGAACTTTATTCTGGATCAG ACAAATGTGTCTGCAGCTGCGCAGAGGAGAAAAATGTGCCTGTTTGCAGGCTTCCAGCGCAAAGCAGTTGTTGTTTGCCCAAAAGATGAAGACTACAAGCAAAGAACACAAAAGAAGGCAGAGGTGGAGGGAAAAGATCTTCCAGAGCATGCAGTGCTCAAAATGAAAG GAAATTTTACTCTGCCAGAGGTGTCAGAATGTTTTGATGAAATAATCTACGTAGAGTTGCAAAAAGATGAAGCCCAAAAACTTCTGGAGCAGTACAAAGAAGAAAGCAAGAAGGCCCTTCCTCCAGAAAAAAAGCAGAATACTGGTtcaaagaaaagtaataaaaagagTGGTAAAAACCAGTTTAACAGAGGTGGACAGAGAGGACGTGGTGGATTTAACATGCGTGGCAACTTCAGAGGAGGAG TCCCTGGAAATCGTGGCGGCTATAACAGGAGAGGTGGCAATATGCCCCAACGTGGAGGTGGAGGTGGCAGTGGTGGAGCCATAGGCTATCCATATCCTCGTGGTCCTGTCTTTCCAGTaagaggaggaggtggcggcGGTGGAGGCTATTCAAACAGAGGAAATTATAACAGAGGTGGAATGCCCAACAGAGGGAACTATAATCAG AATTTCAGAGGAAGGGGAAACAATCGTGGCTACAAAAATCAATCTCAGGGCTACAACCAGTGGCAGCAGGGT CAATTCTGGGGTCAGAAGCCATGGAGTCAGCATTACCACCAAGGATATTATTGA
- the LOC131189274 gene encoding cytochrome c oxidase assembly protein COX20, mitochondrial — protein MMATEEETKKSFLQEMLEIHKIPCARESFLYGILGGLGVGLGHFLATSKVRRSYNLGVGGFFVTTLGCWFYCRYNNAKLRFQQRMVQEAIKNKILFEGTQFDPTEKNK, from the exons ATGATGGCGACGGAGGAAGAGACTAAGAAG tCCTTTCTCCAGGAAATGCTGGAAATTCATAAAATTCCTTGTGCTCGAGAATCATTTCTTTATGGAATATTGGGCGGTCTAGGTGTAGGGCTTGGACACTTTTTGGCAACTA GCAAAGTGAGACGATCCTATAACTTGGGAGTAGGAGGTTTCTTTGTGACGACGTTAGGATGCTG GTTCTATTGTAGATACAACAATGCAAAACTAAGGTTTCAGCAACGCATGGTTCAAGAAGCGATAAAAAATAAGATACTGTTTGAAGGCACTCAGTTTGATCCCACAGAGAAaaacaaataa